The proteins below come from a single Aptenodytes patagonicus chromosome 20, bAptPat1.pri.cur, whole genome shotgun sequence genomic window:
- the LOC143169569 gene encoding keratin, type I cytoskeletal 19 → MASYSFRQITSSVAGGPPGSSVRFGGGCFRAPSIHGGSGGRGVSVSSARFVSSGLGSGLGGGYGSSFSSSFSGGYGGGLGSGDGLLSGNEKATMQSLNERLASYLDKVRALEEANSDLETKIQDWYQKQGPGPARDYSPYYKTIEDLRDKILDATINNSKIVLQFDNARLAADDFKTKFETEQALRMSVEADISGLRRVLDELTLARTDLELQIENLKEELAYLKKNHEEEMSALGGQVAGQVSVELDSAPGIDLSKILADMRDQYEHMAEKNRKDAEAWFHNKTEELNREVAVNTEQLQSSKSEVTDLRRTLQGLEIELQSQLNMKAALESTLADTEGRYGAQLAQIQGLIGSIEAQLAELRADMERQNSEYKILMDIKTRLEQEIATYRQLLEGQESQMFGSLSGIADKLADGK, encoded by the exons ATGGCCAGTTACAGCTTCAGGCAAATTACCTCTTCTGTGGCAGGGGGACCTCCTGGCTCCTCGGTCCGTTTTGGTGGAGGTTGCTTTAGGGCTCCAAGCATCCATGGGGGATCTGGTGGCAGGGGTGTGTCAGTGTCTTCTGCTAGATTTGTCTCTTCTGGCCTAGGAAGCGGCCTGGGTGGTGGATATGGAAGTAGTTTTAGCAGCAGCTTTAGTGGTGGTTATGGTGGTGGTTTGGGTAGTGGTGATGGCCTCCTCTCAGGAAATGAAAAGGCAACTATGCAAAGCCTGAACGAACGCCTCGCATCTTACCTGGACAAAGTGCGTGCGCTGGAAGAGGCAAACTCTGATCTTGAAACTAAAATCCAAGACTGGTACCAAAAACAAGGACCAGGCCCAGCTCGGGACTACAGTCCTTATTACAAGACTATCGAAGACCTTCGGGACAAG ATCCTCGATGCCACTATCAACAACTCGAAGATTGTCTTGCAGTTTGACAatgccaggctggctgctgaCGACTTCAAAACCAA gTTTGAAACAGAGCAAGCTCTTCGCATGAGCGTGGAGGCCGACATCAGTGGCCTGCGCAGGGTCCTGGATGAGCTCACCCTGGCTAGAACAGACCTGGAGCTGCAGATTGAAAACTTAAAGGAGGAGCTGGCTTACCTAAAGAAAAATCATGAGGAG GAAATGAGTGCCCTGGGAGGGCAAGTAGCTGGCCAAGTCAGTGTTGAACTGGACTCTGCTCCAGGCATTGACCTGTCCAAGATCCTGGCTGATATGAGAGACCAGTATGAACACATGGCTGAGAAGAACAGGAAGGATGCTGAGGCCTGGTTCCACAACAAG ACTGAAGAGCTGAACCGTGAAGTTGCTGTCAATACTGAACAACTGCAGAGCAGCAAGTCCGAAGTCACTGACCTGAGACGCACCCTCCAAGGGCTGGAAATAGAACTTCAGTCCCAGCTCAACATG AAAGCCGCGCTGGAAAGCACCCTGGCAGACACGGAAGGGCGTTACGGTGCCCAGCTGGCGCAGATCCAGGGCCTGATTGGCAGCATCGAGGCACAGCTGGCTGAGCTCCGAGCTGATATGGAGCGCCAGAACAGTGAATACAAGATCCTCATGGATATCAAGACTCGACTGGAGCAAGAGATCGCTACTTACCGTCAACTCCTGGAAGGCCAGGAGTCCCA GATGTTTGGCTCCCTTTCTGGAATTGCCG ACAAGCTGGCAGATGGAAAATAG
- the LOC143169297 gene encoding keratin, type I cytoskeletal 19-like isoform X2 — MATSFMQSSSSTYGGGFGGGGTNSSRLSSIRTGGTCRAPSIHGGSGGRGVSISSARYVSSVGGGYGGGGLCSGYGSGYGGGYSGFGGGAACGFGGGAGFGGGAGFGGGAGFGGGFDVGGGFGGGDGLLSGNEKITMQNLNDRLASYLDKVRALEEANSDLEVKIRDWYQKQAPTSPARDYSNYYKIIEDLRDKILAATIDNSRVILEIDNARLAADDFRLKYENELFLRQSVESDINGLRRVLDELTLSRADLEMQIETLKEELAYLKKNHEEEMKEYSNQLSGTVNVEMDAAPGIDLTRILSEMREQYEALAEKNRKDAEAWFFTQTDELNREVATHTQQIQTSKSEITELRRTVQGLEIELQSQLSMKAGLEANLRDTEGRYCAQLAQIQALITSVEEQLGELRCDMERQNQEYRMLMDIKSRLEQEIATYRQLLEGQDSHSISEQWKSSHEHGR, encoded by the exons ATGGCTACTTCCTTCATGCAAAGCTCTTCTTCTACCTATGGTGGTGGCTTTGGGGGTGGTGGAACCAACAGCTCTCGCCTTTCCTCCATCCGAACAGGAGGAACCTGCCGAGCTCCAAGCATACATGGAGGATCTGGTGGCAGGGGTGTTTCCATCTCTTCAGCTAGGTATGTCTCCTCTGTAGGAGGTGGATATGGTGGTGGCGGCTTGTGTTCTGGTTATGGTAGTGGTTATGGAGGGGGCTACAGTGGCTTTGGTGGTGGTGCAGCCTGTGGCTTTGGTGGAGGAGCTGGCTTTGGTGGAGGAGCTGGCTTTGGTGGAGGGGCTGGCTTTGGTGGAGGTTTTGACGTTGGTGGTGgctttggtggtggtgatggccTTCTCTCTGGAAATGAAAAGATAACTATGCAGAATCTGAATGACCGTCTGGCTTCGTACCTGGACAAGGTACGAGCACTGGAAGAGGCAAATTCGGATTTAGAAGTTAAAATCCGAGACTGGTATCAGAAGCAAGCTCCCACCAGCCCAGCTCGGGACTACAGTAATTATTACAAGATAATTGAGGATCTCCGAGACAAG ATCCTTGCAGCCACTATTGACAATTCCAGAGTCATTTTGGAGATTGACAATGCCAGGCTGGCTGCAGATGACTTCAGACTGAA atatGAGAATGAGTTGTTCCTGCGCCAGAGCGTAGAGTCTGACATCAACGGTCTGCGCAGAGTCCTGGATGAGCTGACTCTGTCCAGAGCTGACCTGGAGATGCAGATTGAAACACTGAAGGAGGAGCTGGCTTATCTAAAGAAGAACCATGAGGAG GAAATGAAAGAGTATTCAAATCAGCTAAGTGGAACAGTCAACGTGGAAATGGATGCGGCTCCTGGCATCGACCTGACCAGAATTCTCTCTGAGATGAGGGAACAGTATGAAGCTCTGGCTGAGAAGAACCGTAAAGACGCTGAGGCCTGGTTCTTCACTCAG actGATGAGCTGAACCGCGAAGTGGCCACCCATACACAACAGATACAGACCAGCAAATCGGAGATCACAGAACTGAGACGCACGGTCCAGGGCCTGGAGATTGAGCTCCAGTCACAGCTCAGCATG AAAGCTGGACTGGAAGCCAACTTGCGAGATACAGAAGGACGATACTGCGCACAGCTGGCACAGATTCAGGCCCTCATCACCAGCGTTGAGGAGCAATTGGGTGAACTTCGATGCGACATGGAGCGTCAGAACCAGGAGTACAGAATGCTCATGGACATCAAAAGTCGCCTGGAGCAGGAAATCGCCACATACCGCCAGTTGCTGGAGGGCCAGGACTCTCA caGCATATCTGAGCAGTGGAAGAGTTCGCATGAGCATGGAAGATGA
- the LOC143169297 gene encoding keratin, type I cytoskeletal 19-like isoform X1, whose amino-acid sequence MATSFMQSSSSTYGGGFGGGGTNSSRLSSIRTGGTCRAPSIHGGSGGRGVSISSARYVSSVGGGYGGGGLCSGYGSGYGGGYSGFGGGAACGFGGGAGFGGGAGFGGGAGFGGGFDVGGGFGGGDGLLSGNEKITMQNLNDRLASYLDKVRALEEANSDLEVKIRDWYQKQAPTSPARDYSNYYKIIEDLRDKILAATIDNSRVILEIDNARLAADDFRLKYENELFLRQSVESDINGLRRVLDELTLSRADLEMQIETLKEELAYLKKNHEEEMKEYSNQLSGTVNVEMDAAPGIDLTRILSEMREQYEALAEKNRKDAEAWFFTQTDELNREVATHTQQIQTSKSEITELRRTVQGLEIELQSQLSMKAGLEANLRDTEGRYCAQLAQIQALITSVEEQLGELRCDMERQNQEYRMLMDIKSRLEQEIATYRQLLEGQDSQMSGVNPKDAAYLSSGRVRMSMEDDGKPISTRERRLP is encoded by the exons ATGGCTACTTCCTTCATGCAAAGCTCTTCTTCTACCTATGGTGGTGGCTTTGGGGGTGGTGGAACCAACAGCTCTCGCCTTTCCTCCATCCGAACAGGAGGAACCTGCCGAGCTCCAAGCATACATGGAGGATCTGGTGGCAGGGGTGTTTCCATCTCTTCAGCTAGGTATGTCTCCTCTGTAGGAGGTGGATATGGTGGTGGCGGCTTGTGTTCTGGTTATGGTAGTGGTTATGGAGGGGGCTACAGTGGCTTTGGTGGTGGTGCAGCCTGTGGCTTTGGTGGAGGAGCTGGCTTTGGTGGAGGAGCTGGCTTTGGTGGAGGGGCTGGCTTTGGTGGAGGTTTTGACGTTGGTGGTGgctttggtggtggtgatggccTTCTCTCTGGAAATGAAAAGATAACTATGCAGAATCTGAATGACCGTCTGGCTTCGTACCTGGACAAGGTACGAGCACTGGAAGAGGCAAATTCGGATTTAGAAGTTAAAATCCGAGACTGGTATCAGAAGCAAGCTCCCACCAGCCCAGCTCGGGACTACAGTAATTATTACAAGATAATTGAGGATCTCCGAGACAAG ATCCTTGCAGCCACTATTGACAATTCCAGAGTCATTTTGGAGATTGACAATGCCAGGCTGGCTGCAGATGACTTCAGACTGAA atatGAGAATGAGTTGTTCCTGCGCCAGAGCGTAGAGTCTGACATCAACGGTCTGCGCAGAGTCCTGGATGAGCTGACTCTGTCCAGAGCTGACCTGGAGATGCAGATTGAAACACTGAAGGAGGAGCTGGCTTATCTAAAGAAGAACCATGAGGAG GAAATGAAAGAGTATTCAAATCAGCTAAGTGGAACAGTCAACGTGGAAATGGATGCGGCTCCTGGCATCGACCTGACCAGAATTCTCTCTGAGATGAGGGAACAGTATGAAGCTCTGGCTGAGAAGAACCGTAAAGACGCTGAGGCCTGGTTCTTCACTCAG actGATGAGCTGAACCGCGAAGTGGCCACCCATACACAACAGATACAGACCAGCAAATCGGAGATCACAGAACTGAGACGCACGGTCCAGGGCCTGGAGATTGAGCTCCAGTCACAGCTCAGCATG AAAGCTGGACTGGAAGCCAACTTGCGAGATACAGAAGGACGATACTGCGCACAGCTGGCACAGATTCAGGCCCTCATCACCAGCGTTGAGGAGCAATTGGGTGAACTTCGATGCGACATGGAGCGTCAGAACCAGGAGTACAGAATGCTCATGGACATCAAAAGTCGCCTGGAGCAGGAAATCGCCACATACCGCCAGTTGCTGGAGGGCCAGGACTCTCA GATGTCAGGAGTGAACCCTAAGGATG caGCATATCTGAGCAGTGGAAGAGTTCGCATGAGCATGGAAGATGATGGAAAACCTATTTCTACTCGTGAAAGGAGACTCCCGTAA